A window from Sordaria macrospora chromosome 2, complete sequence encodes these proteins:
- a CDS encoding mitochondrial 54S ribosomal protein uL5m, producing the protein MASLRGVSRSARALQPFSTQFALRRCASTQAPGTGAAAPSSKNISDLAELETQSALEAPIPSAEDKKDFRPWKRAADRKARLPSSRYQYHPPKYNRGPLHPIQSPPSSDPIARDFVPGPFNMPRLKETFRTVMASDLMTLTYIHTPPGTPKKEPTERLRAWEGDSPYFANRARRAPRGAPELPIRERDITFRNIPEIQEITVSTFVPLGLKNPDMLIAARAVLLAMTGTMPEMTRSKSNVVQWHLQANKPAGCKTTIYGNAAWEFLDRLVHLVFPRIKDWKGIRASTGDGSGNVQFGLNPEDVQLFPEVECNYDMYPPKMIPGCHIAIKTTATSDRQAKLLLQSLGMPFYNS; encoded by the exons ATGGCCAGTCTCCGCGGGGTCTCGAGATCCGCTCGTGCCCTTCAGCCTTTCTCTACTCAGTTCGCTCTCCGAAGATGCGCCTCGACACAGGCTcccggcaccggcgccgctgccccctcctccaagaaCATCTCCGACCTCGCCGAGCTTGAGACACAGTCGGCATTGGAGGCTCCCATCCCCAGCGcagaggacaagaaggattTCAGGCCATGGAAGCGTGCGGCCGACAGGAAGGCGAGGTTGCCTAGCAGCAG ATACCAATACCATCCCCCCAAGTACAACCGCGGTCCTCTGCATCCCATCCagtcccctccctcctccgacCCCATCGCCCGCGACTTCGTCCCCGGGCCCTTCAACATGCCTCGCCTCAAGGAAACCTTCCGCACCGTCATGGCCTCCGACCTCATGACGCTGACCTACATCCACACCCCACCTGGCACACCCAAAAAGGAACCCACGGAGCGCCTGCGTGCCTGGGAGGGCGATAGCCCTTACTTCGCCAACCGCGCGCGCCGTGCGCCCCGCGGCGCCCCCGAGCTGCCGATTCGCGAGCGCGACATCACCTTCCGCAACATCCCCGAGATCCAGGAAATCACAGTCTCGACCTTCGTGCCGCTTGGTCTCAAGAACCCGGACATGCTGATCGCGGCGCGCGCGGTGCTGCTGGCCATGACGGGCACGATGCCGGAGATGACGCGCTCAAAGTCCAACGTGGTGCAGTGGCATCTGCAGGCGAACAAGCCCGCGGGCTGCAAGACGACCATCTACGGGAACGCGGCGTGGGAGTTTCTCGATCGCCTCGTCCATCTGGTTTTCCCTAGGAtcaaggactggaagggCATTCGTGCCAGTACGGGCGATGGCAGCGGTAATGTGCAGTTTGGTCTTAACCCGGAGGATGTCCAGCTTTTCCCCGAGGTGGAGTGTAATTATGAT ATGTACCCCCCCAAGATGATCCCCGGTTGCCACATCGCCATCAAGACGACAGCCACTTCCGACAGACAAGCCAAGCTTCTTCTGCAGTCCCTCGGCATGCCTTTCTACAACTCTTAA